From the genome of Streptacidiphilus rugosus AM-16, one region includes:
- the gap gene encoding type I glyceraldehyde-3-phosphate dehydrogenase, producing the protein MTIRVGINGFGRIGRNYFRAIASQGADIEIVGVNDLTDTKTLAHLLKYDSTLGTFQAEVTHTDDSITVDGKTFKVTAERDPAALPWGELGADIVIESTGIFTKAEGAKKHLAAGAKKVLISAPATDEDITIVMGVNDDKLDVASHTVISNASCTTNCVAPMAKVLNEAFGIVTGFMTTVHAYTNDQVTLDFPHKDLRRARAAALSIIPTSTGAAKATALVLPELKGKLDGTSLRVPVPTGSITDLVVTLSREVTKDEVNAAFQKAAQGSLKGILHYNEDPIVSRDIVNSPFSCIFDAPLTMVQGNQVKVFGWYDNEWGYSNRLVDLTALVGGQL; encoded by the coding sequence GTGACGATCCGGGTAGGCATCAACGGTTTTGGCCGTATCGGCCGCAACTACTTCCGTGCGATCGCGTCCCAGGGCGCCGACATCGAGATTGTCGGTGTCAATGACCTGACCGACACCAAGACCCTGGCGCACCTGCTCAAGTACGACTCGACCCTGGGCACCTTCCAGGCCGAGGTCACCCACACCGACGACAGCATCACCGTCGACGGCAAGACCTTCAAGGTCACCGCCGAGCGCGACCCCGCCGCGCTCCCGTGGGGCGAGCTGGGCGCCGACATCGTGATCGAGTCCACCGGCATCTTCACCAAGGCCGAGGGTGCGAAGAAGCACCTGGCCGCGGGTGCCAAGAAGGTCCTCATCTCGGCTCCGGCCACCGACGAGGACATCACCATCGTCATGGGCGTCAACGACGACAAGCTCGACGTGGCCAGCCACACCGTCATCTCGAACGCCTCCTGCACGACCAACTGCGTCGCGCCGATGGCGAAGGTGCTGAACGAGGCGTTCGGCATCGTCACGGGCTTCATGACCACGGTGCATGCCTACACGAACGACCAGGTCACCCTGGACTTCCCGCACAAGGACCTGCGCCGCGCCCGCGCCGCCGCCCTGAGCATCATCCCGACCTCCACCGGTGCCGCCAAGGCCACCGCGCTGGTGCTGCCGGAGCTCAAGGGCAAGCTCGACGGCACCTCGCTGCGCGTCCCGGTCCCGACCGGCTCCATCACCGACCTGGTGGTCACCCTCTCCCGTGAGGTCACCAAGGACGAGGTCAACGCGGCCTTCCAGAAGGCCGCGCAGGGCAGCCTGAAGGGCATCCTCCACTACAACGAGGACCCGATCGTCTCCCGCGACATCGTCAACTCGCCGTTCTCCTGCATCTTCGACGCGCCCCTGACCATGGTCCAGGGCAACCAGGTGAAGGTGTTCGGCTGGTACGACAACGAGTGGGGATACTCGAACCGTCTCGTCGACCTGACCGCCCTGGTCGGCGGCCAGCTCTGA
- the whiA gene encoding DNA-binding protein WhiA: MAMTAAVKDEISRLPVTRACCRKAEVSAILRFAGGLHIVSGRIVIEAELDTGVAARRLRKDLLEIFGHSSDLVVMAPGGLRRGSRYVVRVVKDGDLLARQTGLVDGRGRPIRGLPPAVVSGATCDAEAAWRGAFLAHGSLTEPGRSSSLEITCPGSEAALALVGAARRLGIPAKAREVRGVDRVVIRDGDAIGALLTRLGAHESVLAWEERRMRREVRATANRLANFDDANLRRSARAAVAAGARVQRALEILGEEVPEHLAAAGRLRMEHKQASLEELGSLADPPLTKDAVAGRIRRLLAMADKRAIELGMPNTEQSLTEEMVVG, translated from the coding sequence ATGGCGATGACGGCAGCTGTGAAGGACGAAATCAGTCGGCTTCCCGTCACCCGGGCTTGCTGCCGCAAGGCGGAGGTGTCGGCGATCCTGCGCTTCGCGGGCGGTCTGCACATTGTGAGCGGACGCATCGTGATCGAGGCGGAACTCGACACCGGAGTCGCGGCGAGGCGGCTGCGCAAGGACCTGCTGGAGATCTTCGGACACTCCTCGGACCTGGTGGTGATGGCCCCCGGCGGGCTGCGCCGAGGCAGCCGGTACGTGGTGCGGGTGGTCAAGGACGGCGATCTGCTGGCCCGGCAGACGGGGCTGGTGGACGGGCGCGGACGCCCGATCCGGGGTCTCCCCCCGGCGGTGGTCTCCGGTGCCACCTGTGACGCGGAGGCCGCGTGGCGTGGCGCGTTCCTGGCGCACGGCTCGCTCACCGAGCCCGGACGGTCCTCCTCCCTGGAGATCACCTGCCCCGGCTCGGAGGCGGCCCTGGCCCTGGTCGGCGCGGCGCGCAGGCTCGGCATCCCCGCGAAGGCGCGGGAGGTCCGCGGCGTGGACCGGGTGGTCATCCGTGACGGCGATGCGATCGGCGCGCTGTTGACGCGCCTGGGCGCGCACGAGTCGGTGCTGGCCTGGGAGGAGCGCCGGATGCGCCGCGAGGTGCGGGCCACGGCGAACCGGCTGGCCAACTTCGACGACGCGAACCTGCGGCGTTCCGCGCGGGCCGCGGTCGCGGCGGGCGCGCGGGTGCAGCGGGCGCTGGAGATCCTCGGCGAGGAGGTCCCCGAGCACCTGGCTGCCGCCGGCCGGCTGCGGATGGAGCACAAGCAGGCCTCCCTGGAGGAGCTGGGCTCGCTCGCCGACCCGCCGCTCACGAAGGACGCGGTGGCCGGCCGGATCCGGCGCCTGCTGGCGATGGCCGACAAGCGGGCGATTGAGCTGGGCATGCCGAACACGGAGCAGAGCCTCACCGAGGAAATGGTCGTCGGCTGA